Proteins encoded by one window of Antechinus flavipes isolate AdamAnt ecotype Samford, QLD, Australia chromosome 4, AdamAnt_v2, whole genome shotgun sequence:
- the LOC127558696 gene encoding olfactory receptor 10T2-like, translated as MKRQNQSVITEFVLVGFSSLGDLQILLFIIFLLVYLTTLMANVTIMTVIRLDRTLHTPMYFFLFILSCSETCYTLVIIPKMLTNLLSTDKTISFSGCAAQLYFFVGLACTNCFLIAVMGYDRYVAICNPLNYMLIVSQATCIQLVLTCAFCGFMISVIVNILVFSLPFCSSNRVNHFFCDISPVIKLGCTDTNMKEMVIFFLSILVLLVPFVLIFISYVFIVSTILKISSAEGQRKAFATCISHLTVVIVHYGCASFIYLRPTSLYSSDKDRLVAVTYTVITPMLNPLVYTLRNKEVKTALTKVLSRYSFPKSI; from the coding sequence ATGAAGAGACAGAACCAGAGTGTGATCACTGAATTCGTCCTTGTAGGCTTCTCAAGTCTGGGAGACCTGCAGATTCTGCTCTTCATCATCTTCCTTCTGGTCTACCTGACCACTTTAATGGCTAATGTCACTATCATGACTGTCATTCGCCTAGACCGCACCCTCCATACCCCAATgtacttctttcttttcatcctttcatGCTCTGAGACCTGCTATACCTTAGTCATCATCCCCAAGATGCTGACAAACCTACTCTCTACTGACaaaactatttctttctctggttgtgcAGCCCAGCTCTACTTTTTTGTAGGCTTGGCTTGTACCAATTGCTTTCTAATTGCTGTGATGGGTTATGACCGCTATGTTGCCATCTGCAATCCTCTCAACTACATGCTCATTGTTAGCCAAGCAACTTGCATTCAGTTGGTGTTGACCTGTGCCTTCTGTGGTTTTATGATCTCTGTCATTGTCAACATCCTAGTGTTCAGCCTGCCTTTTTGTTCATCAAACCGAGTTAACCACTTTTTCTGTGACATCTCTCCTGTCATCAAGTTGGGCTGTACTGACACAAATATGAAAGAGATGGTCATCTTCTTTCTCAGTATTTTGGTGTTATTGGTCCCCTTTGTGCTGATATTCATCTCCTATGTTTTCATTGTCTCCACCATCCTCAAGATCTCATCAGCTGAGGGGCAACGAAAGGCATTTGCCACTTGCATCTCCCACCTCACTGTGGTCATTGTCCATTATGGCTGTGCGTCTTTCATCTACCTGCGCCCTACATCCCTCTATTCCTCAGACAAGGACCGACTGGTGGCAGTGACCTACACTGTGATAACCCCAATGCTCAACCCCCTGGTCTATACTCTGaggaataaagaagtaaaaacagCCTTAACTAAGGTCCTAAGCAGATACTCATTTCCCAAAAGCATATAA